In Aquimarina spinulae, a single window of DNA contains:
- a CDS encoding HAD family hydrolase, with product MFDIDGTLTDSVPMYLISVTNSLLALGISNIDTDYDRYKHHTDSYALRYNYERNFKKAFPKELLDDFEIDLVDQMGMFDPVKEIDGAKSLIRFFKDSNIPFCFATGALPKPAMIKLDQCDIWYDEKLLATSKTHESREGFVLEAIERSKMYYGKENFDRIVSIGDGVWDLKTAQNLSLDFVGIGDKNRAKLLENGAKHCFSTLSAFKKSLI from the coding sequence ATATTTGATATCGATGGAACACTTACAGATAGTGTGCCTATGTATTTGATTTCGGTTACTAACTCGTTATTGGCATTAGGGATTTCTAATATAGATACCGATTATGACAGGTATAAACATCATACCGATAGTTATGCATTGAGATATAACTACGAGCGCAATTTTAAGAAAGCCTTTCCCAAAGAACTATTAGATGATTTTGAAATCGATTTGGTTGATCAAATGGGAATGTTTGATCCCGTAAAAGAAATTGATGGTGCCAAATCATTAATTCGGTTTTTTAAAGATAGTAACATTCCTTTTTGTTTTGCAACAGGCGCATTACCAAAACCTGCAATGATCAAATTAGATCAATGTGATATCTGGTATGATGAAAAACTATTGGCAACTTCAAAAACGCACGAGTCGAGAGAAGGTTTTGTTTTAGAAGCTATAGAAAGATCAAAGATGTATTATGGTAAAGAAAATTTTGACCGTATCGTATCAATAGGGGATGGTGTTTGGGATTTAAAAACAGCCCAAAACTTATCTCTTGATTTTGTGGGTATAGGAGATAAAAACAGGGCAAAACTTCTGGAAAACGGAGCTAAACATTGCTTTTCTACCCTGTCAGCATTCAAAAAATCACTGATCTAA
- a CDS encoding nuclear transport factor 2 family protein, producing the protein MQKSILFLLLFVYSFCFAQQNTEINTALEQWHKAAADANFEAYFGLMTEDAIFIGTDATENWNSSEFKAFAKPYFDKGKAWSFSTLERNIFVQKESDIAWFDELLDTQMGICRGSGVIQKTANGWKIKHYVLSIAIPNENVAEITKLKEGFDTALMQKLRASKN; encoded by the coding sequence ATGCAAAAGTCAATCCTATTTTTACTACTATTCGTCTATAGTTTTTGTTTTGCACAACAAAACACTGAAATTAATACTGCTCTTGAGCAATGGCACAAAGCTGCAGCCGATGCCAATTTTGAAGCTTATTTTGGCCTTATGACCGAAGATGCTATTTTTATAGGAACCGACGCTACAGAAAATTGGAATAGCAGCGAATTTAAAGCCTTTGCTAAACCCTATTTTGATAAAGGAAAAGCCTGGAGTTTTTCTACTCTTGAAAGAAATATTTTTGTGCAAAAGGAAAGCGATATTGCCTGGTTTGATGAGCTATTAGATACTCAAATGGGGATTTGTCGTGGTAGCGGTGTCATTCAAAAAACAGCTAATGGCTGGAAAATAAAGCATTATGTATTATCTATTGCTATCCCTAACGAAAATGTAGCCGAAATCACTAAGCTTAAAGAAGGATTTGATACTGCATTAATGCAAAAACTAAGAGCTTCTAAAAATTAG